GGGAGCGTATCACCGCAACCGTCGATTCCGATCTGCCGTACGGCTCTCATCGAACGACCGTTAGTATCGAGACCGCCGACGGAGACGAGTACGAAAACGTACTCGAGGAACCTCCGGGCACGCACGAGAACCCGCTCTCGAACGAGGAACTACGCGAAAAATACCTGATGTGTGCGACGAGAGCGTTCGACCGCGAACGGGCTGTCGAAACCTACGACCGACTCGACGATCTTCGTAACGAATCGGACACCGCCGATCTGGCCCACCGTCTCTGAGCCGGCTGGTCGAACCGGTGTTTAAAGGCGAGCCGCGACCGCCGCGATCAGTTCGTCCGTCGTGCTCGATCCGCCCTGGTCTGGTGTGAGCGCGACACCCTCGAGGTAGACGCGTTCGATCGCATTTTGAAGGGCTTTCGCCGCCGATTCTCGCTCGAGATACTCGAGTAACATCACGGCTGACAGGAGCGTCGCTGTCGGATTTATCGATGACTCGCCCCGCAGGTCGGGGGCCGTCCCGTGGACCGGTTCGAAGTACGCGCTTTCGGGCCCGTAGCAACCGCTCGGGGCGAGACCGAGACCGCCGACGGTACCCGCTGCCACGTCGGAGAGCAAGTCCCCGGCGAGGTTCGGAGCGACGAGCACGTCGAATCGCTCGGGATCGGTCACGAGCAACTCGCCGACGGCGTCTGCATGAACGTGTTCGTACTGGGTCGACGAGTCGGCTGCAACGGATTCGACCGTCCGTTCGAACAAGCCGTCAGTCTCGGGGAGAACGTTCGATTTCGTCGCACAGGTCAATTGGGGCACGGTATCCTCGTTGCTCCGCCGTTCGGCCAGATCGCAAGCGAAACGTGCGAGCCATCGGACCTGTACTGCCGTGATCGGCCGGAGTGCATAGCGGCCGTCGGTCATCGATACATCACGATCGAGACCGTGAGAGTCCGCGGGCGGGACGAGGCCATCGAGGTCCGCGATATTCCCCTCGATTCCGGCGTAGAGCCCCTCGAGGTTCTGTCTAACGACGACGTAGTTGATCTCATCTGTGTGCTCGAGAGGCGAGGCCGCTCCCTCGAGCGACCGTACCGGCCGGGCGTTAGCTGGCAGTCCGCCGTCGAGTTCGTATCGGAGATATCGCAGAATCGGGACGTGTCTGTCAGACGCCGCGCCGAAGAAGACGGCGTCGGCGTCGTCGATTCGTTCTCGGAGCGGATCTGGGATGTCTCCGCGATCAAGGACATTGGCGAACTGTTCGACCGACGGCGTCTCGAACCGAATTTCCGGGACTAGCGACTCGAGTAGCTCCACCGTCGGCGCGACGGCCTCCGGCGCGGCACCGTCGCCCTCGAATACGCACACACTGGTCGTCATCGTGCGATCACCCGCTACCCGGACGTTGTGGGACGCCCTCGGCGGTGTACGTTTGTCCGTCGACGTAACTGGCACCGGGAGAAACGAGGAAGCACGTCAGATCCGCGATCTCGTCTGGGTGGCCGAGCGTCCGGTCGACGGCGTCTCGGTCGACGGTCTCGGCAGTGAGGCCGCGATTCTCTTCGACGCCGGGGGTGGCAACCAGACCGGGACGGACGCAATTGACGCGGACGTCGCGTTCGGCCCACTCCATCGCGAGCGAGCGAGAGAGCGCCTCGATCCCGGCCTTCGAAGCCGAATAGTGAGCGCTCTCGGTGGTTCCATCGCGGCCGATGACGCTGCTCATCGTGACTACGCGCCCGGTGTTGGCGGCCGCGAGTGCGTCGGCGAACGCGTGGCAACAGCGATACGTCCCGTCGAGATTGATGTCGACGATCGTCCGCCATGCGTTCTCGCTCAGCTCCGTGACGGGAGCGTGGAAATTCGCACCAGCGTTTGCGATCAGCATCTCGACGGTCCCGTCGCCGAACGCCGTCGCCCGCTCGGCGAGTCGTTCAACCGCCTCGACGTTTCGCACGTCGACCGTAACGTCAAGGACATCGCTCCCGGTTTCCGATTCGATTTCGTCGGCGACGGTCGCGAGGTCTCCGCTCGAGCGGGCGGCAACGACGATGTCGGCGCCACACGTGGCCAGTCGGTGGGCGATCGAGCGACCGAGGCCCCGGCTCGCACCGGTGACGACGGCAGTCTCGCCTTCGAAGAGGTCGTCTTGATACATCGACAGCGAACGATGCGGGGCCGAGTGTGGAAAAAGTATGGGTAGTGGTAACAAGGGCTACTCGATCGTGCCGTAAACACCCTCGTCGAGGAGGTCGTCAATTTCGTCGTCAGAGAATCCCTGTTCGCGGAGGATCTCTTCAGTGTGTTCGCCGAGGAACGGGGCTCGTCGCTCGACACCGCTGTTGCTCTCGGGAAACTTGATCGGTGTTCCGGCGATTGTGGCAGTTTCACCGGTATCAGCGTGATCGACCTCGGGGAGCATCTTCCGGGCCTGGAAGTGCTCGTCCTCGAAAATGTCTTCCGCGTCGTTGACCGGCCCACACGGGACATCGTCGGCGAGCATCTCGAACAGTTCGTCTTTCGTGTGCCGCTTCGTCCACTCCGTGACGATTTCGCGGAGTTCGTCTGCCGATTCAATGCGATCGAGTTTCTCAGCGTACTCGTCGGCGAGATCAGGACGGTCCATGTGGTCGCACAGGGATCGCCACTGGTGGGCCGAGGGCGCAGCGATGACGACGTAGCCGTCGTCGGTCTCGAAGCGATCGAACGGGAACAACAACGGATGGGTGTTTCCCTGCGGACCGGGGATATCGTCGGTAAACGAGTGTTGATGAACGATCCGCTCGGATAGGGAGAGTACCGCGTCGACCATTCCGACGTCGACGTACTGCCCCTCACCGGTACGATCCCGTTCGCGCAGCGCCGACAGCACTCCGACCACCGCGAGCGTCGCGGGGAAGATGTCACCGACGCCGGGACCAACCTTGGTCGGACCGGCTTCTTCGGTACCAGTGATACTCATGACGCCGCCCATCGCCTGCGCGATGAGGTCGAACGCGGGCCGGTCAGCGTGCGGGCTCTCTCCCCCTCTCGGGTCACCGAATCCGCGAATCGACGCGTAGACCAGTCGGGGATTGCGCTCCGAGAGCGTCTCGTAGGAGAGATCAAGCTTCTCCATCGTCCCCGATCGGAAATTTTCGATCACAACATCGGCGTTCGAGACGAGGTCAAGGAACGCCTCGCGACCCTCCGCGGACTTGAGATCGACAGCGACACTTCGTTTGTTTCGGTTGACGCTGTGAAAGTAGCCGCCGTAGGCCTCGTCCTCCTCAAGGTGTGGCTGGTTTTGTCTGGTCATGTCACCGTGTGGAGGTTCAACCTTGACGACATCCGCTCCGAGATCGGCGAGCAGCATCGTCGCATACGGTCCAGCGAGCATCTGCGTGAGGTCAACGACGAGTACATCGGCGAGTGGGCCGTTCGAGACAGGCACGTTTCGGGTGGGTTTCTCGGACATGGTCGGTTCAGTCGATGTCAGTCATCATCGTAATACTCGTGTTTTTTCAGCAGAACACGCTTGGTTGCGCCAACGACCTGCTCGTCGTCTTGGTTGAAGCCGCGGACTCGGAACTCGACGACGCCGCCGTCGGGGCGCTCGTCGGAATTACGCTTCGAGAGTACCTCGCTCTCGGCATAGAGCGTATCGCCGTGGAAGACGGGATTACTGAATCGCACCTCGTCGTATCCGAGTTCGGTGATCGCGTTCTCGGAGATGTCCTCAGAGGCGAGTCCGCAGACCATCGAGAGATTGATCCCCCCGTAGACGATTCGCTCACCGAACTCCCGGTCTTCCATCTGATCCTCGTTGAAGTGACCCTGAGCGGTATTCAATACGAGGTTCGTGATGGCGACGTTGTCCATCTCGGTGATCGTCTTCCCGCGAGTGTGTTCGTAGATCTCACCGACGCCGAAGTCTTCGTAATAGTTGTGGTTGCTCGTTCGGCCCATGATCATGACCCCGATCCGGTTGCGTGTACGCCTCGTTCGAAGAGCCGATCGGCGATAACTCGCTGTTGGATCTCGCTTGTCCCTTCGAAAATCTTCGTCAGTCGGGCGTCTCGCCAGTATCGCTCGAGCGGGTAGTCGGTTGTGTAGCCGTTGCCGCCGTGGATCTGAATCCCTTCGCTGGTGACTTCCTCGGCCATCTCGCTGGCCTGATACTTCGCCATACAGGCTTCCATATCGCAGCGGTCGCCCTGTTCTTTCTGGTGGGCGACGTAATGGGTGAGCTGACGGGCCGACTCGATCTTCGTCGCCATCGTCGCCAGCTTGAATCGGATCGACTGGAACTCGCCGATCGGCTGATCGAACTGTTGGCGCTCCTGTGCGTAGTCCAACGAATCCTCGAGCGCGCCGCGAGCGAGGCCGATCGCTCTAGCAGCGGTGTGGATCCGCGCCGGTTCGAAGAATTCCATGATGTTGTAGAACGCTTGGCCCTCTTCACCGCCGATGAGTTTGTCCTCAGGAATTCGGACGTTGTCGAGGTGAAGTTCCCACGTCTCCCAGCCCTTGTAGCCGATCTTGTCGAGAGAGTTCGCCTCGAGGCCGTCGACGTCGAACTCGCCGGGAGTCTTGTCGATAATGAACGAGGAAACTCCCTTGTGGCGTTCGTCGGGATCGGTCTTCGCGTAGACGACGATGAAATCCGCTCCCTTGGCGAACGTACACCACGTCTTTTGTCCGTCGATTTCGTACTCGTCTCCGACTTTCTCGGCAGTCGTGGTCATGCCGGCCACGTCACTGCCGGCCCCCGGTTCGGAGATGCTCGTCGCCTGAAGGCGCTCTCCACGGACCATGTCGGGGACGTACTCTTCTTTCTGTTCCTCGGTGGCACCGTGGAGGTTCTGCCCACGAGCAATGATACTTGCGACGCTCATCCAACCGCGTGAGAGTTCCTCGGCGACGACGGCGTACGCCAACGGCCCCATATCGAGGCCACCGTACTTTTCCGGACCCATAATTCCGAAGTAGCCCATTTCGCCGAGCTTAGTGATGAGTTCGTCACTCATTGGTTCTCCCTTCGGATCGCGTTCGTTTGCCTCGGGCAAGACTTCGTTCTGGACGAACGCTCTCGTCTCGTCGCGAAGCATCTTCAGTTCGTCGTTCAGGTAGGTCATGGTTCGGATTCCTCTTGGTGAGATCGTTTGTTGATCAGGTTCTTTCGCTCGAATTCGACGACTAGATCGCCGTTGGGTCGCGTCCCCGTCGTTTTCCAGTGAACAATCCCCTGGTGCGGTCTGGACTCGCTTTCTCGTTTTGAGACGACTTCGCTGTCGGCGTACAGGGTATCACCGGGGTAAACGTCCTCGTGGAATTTGAGGTTGTCAATTCCGAGGAAGGCACCACCCGCCTCGCTCAGGTCCTGGACACTCATTCCGAAGACGATATTGAACGCGAGTAAGTGGTTAGCAACGACGCCGTCGTGACCCAGATCCTCGGCGTAGTCTGCGTTGAAGTACATCGGGTTTGCATTGATAGTCAGTGTCGAGAACAGACTGTTGTCGCCCTCAGTAATTGTGCGACCCCAGTGATGTTCGAACTCTTGGCCGGAATCGAAATCCTCGAAGTAGTTGATCTTCTCCACTCGCTTGCGCTTTGGATCGTCCGACACGGGCTCTTCTCGTGACATGGTTCAGTCGATCATTCCGATCTGGCGTGCGCGCTCGAGCGTGTTTCGGGCTTTGCGCGCGGAGGCTTCGTCGATCATCTCGCCGTCGACCCGGACAGCACCGAGACCATCCTCGACGCCCTCGTCCATCGCGTCGACGACCTTCTGGGCGTGGTCGACGATCTCGTCTTCCGGCTTGTAGGCCTCGTTGGCGATCTCAATCTGACTGGGATGGATCGCCCACTTACCGACGAATCCGAGCGTATTCGAGCGAATGCACTCCTCTCGGTAGCCTTCTGGATCCGAAAAGTCTCCGTACGGTCCGTCGATCGCGTCGAGGCCGTTCGATCTAGCCGCGACGACGATCTGATTTCGGACGTAGTGCCAGATGTCGCCGGGGTAGTTCCCCTCGTCACCGTGTGCACCGATGCTCTTGAGTTGTACACCCTGCGAGGCGGAATAGTCTCCCGGCCCAAAGATGAGCGCCTCGAGTCTGTCACCGGTTGCAGCAATCTCGTCGACGTTCTGGAGCGCTTCCGTCTCCTCGATCAGCGTCTCGATTCCAATCGTGTTCTCGATATCGTGATTCGCCTCGATCTGGTCCAACAGCGTTTCCACGGTGTAGATATCGCCAGCCCGCTTGATCTTTGGAACGATGATCGTATCGATGTGTTCGCCGGCACCTTCAACGACTGTAACGATGTCGCCGTACGCGTTGGGCGTCTCGAGGTCGTTGATGCGTACTGCGACCACCTTGTGGCTCCAATCGAACTCGTGGATCGCGTCGACGATTTTCTCGCGAGCTGGTTTCTTTTCAGATGGTGCAACGGCGTCCTCTAAATCAAGCATAACCTCATCAGCATCGGACTCCGCTGCCTTTTCCATCATTTTCATACTACTGCCTGGAGTCGTCAATTCGCTTCGCCTAGTCCGCATACCACTTAGGACTGAGTCGAATACCTTATATCTTGTCCCAAGTTCACATGTTGGTTGATAGCACGAACCGAGGTTTCCTGACGAAATACTACCGGGTCGTTACAACGCCCAACCCCAACCAGTGAGCGAGAGGAGGTGGAATACGTGCAGAAACATCGGGTACCAGTATTGTTAAGAGAGTGTGTGGTGACAACATACATCACGCACGCACCGTCACCAGTCGGTGGCACGTGACCAGATGAAGCGGATCCGAGACTATGACAGCAGACACCAACCGGATCAAACGAGCAACAACGTGTGTTGACGAAGAGCGTTCGATACTACAGGAAGAACGAGAAGCGTTCCGCGAGTTACGAACATTTCTTCGGTCGCAGCAACCAGTTAATTCGACTCACAGTGGCACACCGACCACGCGAGCCGTCGTTCAAAATCGGGGGTCATCGGCAGAATTCATCGAAGTGTATCAACGAACGGTGATGGGAGTCAACCACTACGAATCACAGTACGGTGAACCGACTGAGGACAATATAGCAATGGAACTCGGGACAGATATCTCTACCGTGATTCGGGCGAATACCGAGATCGATCCGTTGGTTTATCAGAAGTTGCTTCTCGCTATCGAAGAGTGTCTTCAGAAACGTTCCCAGCTACTGGACGTACTCATCTCCGAACGCGATTATCTCGAGACAACGATACAGGACTGCCG
The Natronorubrum sediminis genome window above contains:
- a CDS encoding isocitrate/isopropylmalate family dehydrogenase, with product MTTSVCVFEGDGAAPEAVAPTVELLESLVPEIRFETPSVEQFANVLDRGDIPDPLRERIDDADAVFFGAASDRHVPILRYLRYELDGGLPANARPVRSLEGAASPLEHTDEINYVVVRQNLEGLYAGIEGNIADLDGLVPPADSHGLDRDVSMTDGRYALRPITAVQVRWLARFACDLAERRSNEDTVPQLTCATKSNVLPETDGLFERTVESVAADSSTQYEHVHADAVGELLVTDPERFDVLVAPNLAGDLLSDVAAGTVGGLGLAPSGCYGPESAYFEPVHGTAPDLRGESSINPTATLLSAVMLLEYLERESAAKALQNAIERVYLEGVALTPDQGGSSTTDELIAAVAARL
- a CDS encoding SDR family NAD(P)-dependent oxidoreductase; the protein is MYQDDLFEGETAVVTGASRGLGRSIAHRLATCGADIVVAARSSGDLATVADEIESETGSDVLDVTVDVRNVEAVERLAERATAFGDGTVEMLIANAGANFHAPVTELSENAWRTIVDINLDGTYRCCHAFADALAAANTGRVVTMSSVIGRDGTTESAHYSASKAGIEALSRSLAMEWAERDVRVNCVRPGLVATPGVEENRGLTAETVDRDAVDRTLGHPDEIADLTCFLVSPGASYVDGQTYTAEGVPQRPGSG
- a CDS encoding CaiB/BaiF CoA transferase family protein encodes the protein MSEKPTRNVPVSNGPLADVLVVDLTQMLAGPYATMLLADLGADVVKVEPPHGDMTRQNQPHLEEDEAYGGYFHSVNRNKRSVAVDLKSAEGREAFLDLVSNADVVIENFRSGTMEKLDLSYETLSERNPRLVYASIRGFGDPRGGESPHADRPAFDLIAQAMGGVMSITGTEEAGPTKVGPGVGDIFPATLAVVGVLSALRERDRTGEGQYVDVGMVDAVLSLSERIVHQHSFTDDIPGPQGNTHPLLFPFDRFETDDGYVVIAAPSAHQWRSLCDHMDRPDLADEYAEKLDRIESADELREIVTEWTKRHTKDELFEMLADDVPCGPVNDAEDIFEDEHFQARKMLPEVDHADTGETATIAGTPIKFPESNSGVERRAPFLGEHTEEILREQGFSDDEIDDLLDEGVYGTIE
- a CDS encoding MaoC family dehydratase, producing MGRTSNHNYYEDFGVGEIYEHTRGKTITEMDNVAITNLVLNTAQGHFNEDQMEDREFGERIVYGGINLSMVCGLASEDISENAITELGYDEVRFSNPVFHGDTLYAESEVLSKRNSDERPDGGVVEFRVRGFNQDDEQVVGATKRVLLKKHEYYDDD
- a CDS encoding acyl-CoA dehydrogenase family protein, with translation MTYLNDELKMLRDETRAFVQNEVLPEANERDPKGEPMSDELITKLGEMGYFGIMGPEKYGGLDMGPLAYAVVAEELSRGWMSVASIIARGQNLHGATEEQKEEYVPDMVRGERLQATSISEPGAGSDVAGMTTTAEKVGDEYEIDGQKTWCTFAKGADFIVVYAKTDPDERHKGVSSFIIDKTPGEFDVDGLEANSLDKIGYKGWETWELHLDNVRIPEDKLIGGEEGQAFYNIMEFFEPARIHTAARAIGLARGALEDSLDYAQERQQFDQPIGEFQSIRFKLATMATKIESARQLTHYVAHQKEQGDRCDMEACMAKYQASEMAEEVTSEGIQIHGGNGYTTDYPLERYWRDARLTKIFEGTSEIQQRVIADRLFERGVHATGSGS
- a CDS encoding MaoC family dehydratase, with the protein product MSDDPKRKRVEKINYFEDFDSGQEFEHHWGRTITEGDNSLFSTLTINANPMYFNADYAEDLGHDGVVANHLLAFNIVFGMSVQDLSEAGGAFLGIDNLKFHEDVYPGDTLYADSEVVSKRESESRPHQGIVHWKTTGTRPNGDLVVEFERKNLINKRSHQEESEP
- a CDS encoding HpcH/HpaI aldolase/citrate lyase family protein; the encoded protein is MRTRRSELTTPGSSMKMMEKAAESDADEVMLDLEDAVAPSEKKPAREKIVDAIHEFDWSHKVVAVRINDLETPNAYGDIVTVVEGAGEHIDTIIVPKIKRAGDIYTVETLLDQIEANHDIENTIGIETLIEETEALQNVDEIAATGDRLEALIFGPGDYSASQGVQLKSIGAHGDEGNYPGDIWHYVRNQIVVAARSNGLDAIDGPYGDFSDPEGYREECIRSNTLGFVGKWAIHPSQIEIANEAYKPEDEIVDHAQKVVDAMDEGVEDGLGAVRVDGEMIDEASARKARNTLERARQIGMID
- a CDS encoding DUF7260 family protein yields the protein MTADTNRIKRATTCVDEERSILQEEREAFRELRTFLRSQQPVNSTHSGTPTTRAVVQNRGSSAEFIEVYQRTVMGVNHYESQYGEPTEDNIAMELGTDISTVIRANTEIDPLVYQKLLLAIEECLQKRSQLLDVLISERDYLETTIQDCRRIDHQLAEIPHCRTDGVTFDKLEHQWNQLIDLENRCEQLVQSRQQFIADRRTGTLEINDYGSFNRYIYESIDTQFPVLETVLELREEIERRR